One genomic region from Anopheles bellator chromosome 2, idAnoBellAS_SP24_06.2, whole genome shotgun sequence encodes:
- the LOC131209376 gene encoding tribbles homolog 2-like, whose protein sequence is MNTINCVTGALSGPGAPAVHAGDLMVSRLHKPDEPVPDDGQTTRPTSATGDEPQPGDAVGVTAAAAATNADATPTMPPDLRSAGSATAALNRLLTASAQMGSGGPAAAVAAAFGASTNPAAHKKCPYHRHCSRAHQHPQFAGFGVHHQRHHHHPYAAQTARYRSVAAASPSSSPTIHPQQRDAISSNVMPPPANATVLAERYLMLEPVEGNNLYRCFDIRTHEEMVCKIAKNPCFNLLTAHFRLDGHPHVNALHKVIPATNQTYLFFSTSKGDLHSYVRTRKRLREPEARRLCRQMCEVVKSCHEQGIVLRDLKLRKFVFADHEGKHLKLESLEDAVVLNDPAEDLLQDKRGCPAYVSPEILRTNTTYSGKAADMWSLGVIIYTMLVGRYPFNDSEHASLFAKISRGHFTVPECLSSKARCMIRALLRRDPEERITSDDVLHHPWLLHDDSKDPAYGSLAANRSTGGGGGVGNGGHSSTMHEDQRVPEWYHPSDESDPSSSRYASGTHGRSGGSSAESYEGGSVV, encoded by the exons ATGAACACCATCAACTGCGTGACGGGCGCGTTATCCGGACCCGGGGCTCCAGCAGTGCATGCCGGTGATTTAATGGTGTCGCGCCTACACAAACCGgacgaaccggtgccggatgATGGTCAGACGACTCGTCCCACCAGTGCGACGGGCGACGAACCCCAACCGGGCGACGCTGTGGGAgtaacggcagcagcagcagcaaccaacgCAGATGCCACTCCGACGATGCCACCGGATCTCCGGTCGGCCGGATCGGCCACCGCGGCCCTGAACCGGCTGCTTACCGCTTCAGCCCAGATGGGGTCCGGgggaccggcggcagcagtggcggcggccttCGGGGCCAGTACGAACCCGGCGGCCCACAAAAAGTGTCCTTACCACCGGCATTGCTCGCGCGCGCACCAGCATCCACAATTCGCTGGCTTCGGCgtgcaccaccagcgccaccatcatcatccgtacGCGGCCCAGACCGCTCGGTACCGTTCCGTGGCGGCGGCTTCACCGTCATCATCCCCAACGATCCATCCCCAGCAGCGCGACGCGATATCGTCGAACGTGATGCCTCCGCCGGCGAACGCGACCGTCCTTGCCGAACGCTACCTGATGCTGGAACCGGTCGAGGGCAACAATCTGTACCGCTGCTTCGACATCCGAACGCACGAGGAAATGGTGTGCAAG ATTGCCAAGAATCCGTGCTTCAATCTGCTGACCGCACACTTCCGGCTGGACGGACATCCGCACGTGAACGCACTGCACAAAGTCATCCCGGCCACCAACCAGACGTATCTGTTTTTCAGCACTTCCAAG GGCGATCTACACTCGTACGTGCGTACCCGGAAGCGGCTGCGGGAGCCGGAAGCGCGCCGCTTGTGCCGTCAGATGTGTGAGGTAGTGAAAAGCTGCCACGAGCAGGGCATTGTCCTGCGCGATCTCAAGCTGCGGAAGTTTGTGTTTGCGGACCATGAAGG GAAGCATTTGAAGCTGGAATCGCTCGAGGACGCCGTCGTGCTGAACGATCCGGCCGAGGACCTGCTGCAGGACAAGCGCGGCTGTCCCGCCTACGTGTCGCCGGAAATCCTGCGCACCAACACGACGTACTCGGGCAAGGCGGCCGATATGTGGTCGCTGGGCGTCATCATCTACACGATGCTGGTCGGAAG GTATCCGTTCAACGACTCCGAGCACGCATCGCTGTTTGCCAAGATCAGCCGCGGACATTTCACCGTTCCGGAGTGTCTGTCGTCGAAGGCACGCTGCATGATCCGTGCGTTGCTCCGGCGGGATCCGGAAGAGCGCATCACCTCGGACGATGTGCTGCACCATCCGTGGCTGCTGCACGACGATAGCAAGGACCCGGCGTACGGTTCGCTggcggccaatcgatcgaccggtggcggcggtggcgtcggcaacggtggccacagtTCAACCATGCACGAGGATCAGCGCGTTCCCGAGTGGTACCACCCGTCGGATGAAAGTGATCCTTCGTCGTCACGCTACGCCAGCGGCACCCACGGAAGATCCGGCGGCAGTTCGGCTGAATCCTACGAAGGAGGATCCGTCGTTTGA
- the LOC131209042 gene encoding zinc finger CCCH domain-containing protein 11A-like encodes MDLPRNLHDCYFFYYSTCKKGTNCEYRHEPAALGHEKTCKMWQEGKCYNRTCTMRHMKIEKPRSATPCFWEDQPGGCRKPHCVFQHKMPKPSQPTTSNVGVPVQPAAAAAAANAATAHLLHSTSAAVVLDYNYATLLPRII; translated from the coding sequence ATGGACCTCCCAAGGAACCTGCACGATTGCTACTTCTTCTACTACTCGACATGTAAGAAGGGCACCAACTGCGAATACCGCCACGAACCGGCTGCTCTCGGGCACGAGAAGACGTGCAAGATGTGGCAAGAGGGCAAGTGCTACAATCGCACTTGCACGATGCGCCACATGAAGATCGAAAAGCCGCGCTCGGCCACGCCATGCTTCTGGGAGGATCAGCCGGGTGGCTGCCGCAAGCCACACTGCGTCTTCCAGCACAAGATGCCGAAGCCGAGCCAGCCGACCACCAGCAACGTGGGCGTTCCGGTgcaaccggcagcggcggccgccgcggccaaCGCTGCCACCGCCCATCTGCTCCACTCGACTTCGGCTGCCGTCGTGCTGGACTAcaattacgccacgctgctGCCCAGAATCATCTAA
- the LOC131212686 gene encoding NADH dehydrogenase [ubiquinone] flavoprotein 1, mitochondrial, protein MANALVRLNCMPKPQLAALVPSAIRGSAAACGQQQVRHQSAQASAPPPQTRTKFGGMADQDRIFTNLYGRHDWRLKGALKRGDWYKTKEILLKGVDWILNEIKVSGLRGRGGAGFPSGMKWSFMNKPSDGRPKYLVVNADEGEPGTCKDREIMRHDPHKLIEGCLIAGRAMGARAAYIYIRGEFYNEASNMQLAIAEAYQAGLIGKNACGSGYDFDVFMHRGAGAYICGEETALIESLEGKQGKPRLKPPFPADVGVFGCPTTVANVETVAVAPTICRRGGVWFAGFGRTRNSGTKLFNISGHVNTPCTVEEEMSIPLKELIERHAGGIRGGWDNLLGIIPGGSSTPVIPKSVCEDVLMDFDGLVQAQTSLGTAAIIVMDKSTDMIKAISRLIMFYKHESCGQCTPCREGIGWMNKIMHRFVAGNARPAEIDMLWEISKQIEGHTICALGDGAAWPVQGLIRHFRPEIEARMKEYEQKTAAGKQ, encoded by the exons ATGGCGAACGCACTGGTGCGGCTAAATTGCATGCCGAAGCCACAATTAG CGGCACTGGTACCGTCGGCCATCCGCGGCTCGGCGGCCGCctgtggccagcagcaggtccGGCATCAGTCGGCCCAAGCgtcggcaccgccaccacagACGAGGACCAAGTTCGGAGGAATGGCCGATCAGGACCGCATATTCACCAACCTCTACGGACGGCACGATTGGCGTCTTAAGGGAGCTCTCAAGCGCGGCGATTGGtacaaaacgaaggaaatccTGCTGAAGGGTGTCGACTGGATACTGA ATGAAATCAAAGTGTCCGGTTTGCGTGGCCGCGGAGGCGCCGGGTTCCCCAGCGGTATGAAGTGGTCGTTCATGAACAAACCGTCGGACGGCCGTCCGAAGTATTTGGTCGTGAACGCGGACGAGGGCGAGCCGGGAACGTGCAAGGATCGGGAGATTATGCGCCACGACCCACACAAGCTGATCGAAGGGTGCTTGATTGCGGGCCGCGCGATGGGAGCCCGAGCTGCTTATATCTACATCCGCGGTGAGTTTTATAACGAAGCGTCCAACATGCAGCTGGCCATCGCCGAAGCGTACCAGGCGGGATTGATTGGAAAGAATGCGTGCGGATCGGGATACGATTTCGACGTGTTTATGCACCGCGGAGCGGGTGCGTACATCTGCGGCGAGGAGACGGCTCTGATTGAATCCCTCGAAGGCAAGCAGGGAAAACCGCGCCTGAAGCCACCGTTCCCGGCCGACGTCGGAGTGTTCGGTTgtccgacgacggtggccaacgtgGAAACGGTTGCCGTCGCCCCGACCATCTGCCGCCGAGGAGGCGTTTGGTTTGCCGGCTTTGGCCGCACGCGTAACTCGGGCACGAAGCTGTTCAACATTTCGGGCCACGTCAACACGCCGTGCACGGTCGAGGAGGAGATGTCCATTCCGCTGAAGGAGCTAATCGAGCGCCATGCCGGAGGCATTCGGGGCGGCTGGGACAACCTGCTCGGTATCATCCCGGGTGGCTCTTCGACACCGGTCATCCCGAAGTCGGTGTGCGAAGATGTGTTGATGGACTTTGACGGGCTGGTGCAGGCGCAAACTTCGCTCGGCACTGCCGCTATCATCGTGATGGACAAATCGACCGATATGATCAAGGCGATCTCGCGTCTGATCATGTTCTACAAGCACGAGAGCTGCGGCCAGTGTACGCCGTGCCGCGAGGGCATCGGGTGGATGAACAAGATCATGCACCGCTTCGTGGCAGGCAATGCGCGGCCAGCGGAGATAGACATGCTGTGGGAAATCTCCAAGCAAATCGAAGGACACACCATCTGCGCGCTGGGCGACGGTGCCGCATGGCCAGTCCAAG GTCTAATCCGACACTTCCGCCCGGAAATAGAAGCCCGAATGAAGGAATACGAGCAGAAGACAGCTGCTGGTAAGCAGTAA